The proteins below come from a single Thermotoga sp. KOL6 genomic window:
- the mutS2 gene encoding endonuclease MutS2: MDKYLDTLDFVKVVELVKGYAFSDLGKRHLDTLKPKVNPWDELELVEELLNYLIRFGEPPIKGLNDITSEIEKLDAGSLLEPWELLKIANFLEGCEILRNDLERREYQKLKEVFEQLVLFGEFVKEVNRCIETDGEISDNASPRLKEIRNEKKRLSNEIKRKADNFVNTHSQILQEQRYVYRDGRYLFPVKASMKGSVKGIVHHLSSSGATVFIEPEEFVELNNKMRLLEEEERLEINRILRRLTNMLLSRMKELKKNVELISWFDSLYARAKFAKEFNGIVVKPSSRIKLVNARHPLIPKEKVVPINLELPPNKKGVVITGPNMGGKTVTVKTVGLFTAMMMSGFPLPCDEGTELKIFSKIMADIGEEQSIEQSLSTFSSHMKRIIDIVKDADSDSLVILDELGSGTDPAEGAALAIAIIEELLEKGATLFVTTHLTPVKVFAMNHSLLLNASMEFDPETLSPTYRVLVGVPGGSHAFQIAEKLGLDKRVIERAESRLSQEEMELEGLIRSLHEKISLLEEEKRKFQKEREEFLKLKLKYEENYKKLRRMKIEEFDRELKELNEYIRKVRKELDQAIHVAKKGSIEEMRETAKTLEREKRDLERKVVEEKPEEDIGVGDHVRVEGGTSVGRVVEIKGNTALVDFGFLRVKVPAGKLRKAAKKSEEEKSVSPQKPSSFRTEIDIRGMTVEEAEPVVKKFIDDLIMAGIKKGYIIHGKGTGRLATGVWDILRKDKRVKSFRFGMPSEGGTGVTVVEVET; this comes from the coding sequence GTGGATAAGTACTTGGATACTCTCGATTTTGTGAAAGTTGTAGAGTTAGTGAAGGGATATGCCTTTTCTGATCTTGGAAAAAGGCACCTAGACACGTTGAAACCAAAAGTAAATCCATGGGACGAATTAGAACTCGTGGAAGAACTTCTGAACTATCTTATAAGATTTGGGGAACCCCCTATAAAGGGATTGAACGATATCACATCGGAGATAGAAAAATTGGATGCAGGTTCTCTCCTCGAGCCGTGGGAACTTCTAAAGATCGCAAATTTTCTCGAAGGTTGTGAAATATTGAGGAACGATCTTGAAAGGAGAGAGTATCAAAAATTGAAGGAAGTCTTCGAACAACTCGTCCTTTTTGGAGAATTTGTAAAGGAAGTGAACAGGTGTATCGAAACGGATGGGGAGATTTCGGATAACGCGAGTCCCAGGCTGAAAGAAATTAGGAACGAAAAGAAACGGTTGTCGAATGAGATAAAAAGAAAGGCAGACAATTTTGTGAACACTCACTCACAAATCTTGCAAGAGCAGAGGTATGTTTACAGAGATGGTAGGTATTTGTTTCCTGTGAAAGCTTCTATGAAGGGTTCCGTGAAAGGTATTGTTCATCATCTCTCCTCTTCTGGGGCAACGGTTTTCATAGAACCAGAAGAATTTGTAGAGTTGAACAACAAGATGCGTCTTTTGGAAGAAGAGGAGAGATTAGAGATAAACAGAATCCTTCGTCGGTTGACGAACATGCTCCTTTCGAGGATGAAAGAGTTGAAAAAGAACGTCGAATTGATCTCTTGGTTCGATTCACTTTATGCGCGTGCAAAGTTTGCGAAAGAATTCAATGGTATTGTTGTGAAACCATCGTCGAGAATAAAACTGGTAAATGCAAGACATCCGCTGATACCCAAAGAAAAGGTGGTCCCAATAAACTTGGAACTTCCTCCAAACAAAAAGGGTGTCGTGATAACGGGACCGAACATGGGTGGGAAAACCGTCACCGTCAAAACCGTTGGTTTGTTCACTGCCATGATGATGAGTGGCTTTCCTCTGCCGTGTGATGAGGGAACGGAGTTGAAAATATTCTCCAAAATTATGGCAGATATTGGTGAAGAACAAAGCATTGAACAGAGTTTGAGTACTTTCTCATCTCACATGAAAAGGATCATTGATATCGTGAAAGATGCTGATAGTGATTCTCTTGTCATACTCGATGAATTAGGATCTGGAACAGATCCTGCGGAAGGAGCAGCTCTTGCAATAGCCATAATAGAAGAACTTTTGGAAAAAGGAGCCACCTTGTTCGTCACCACACATCTTACGCCTGTTAAAGTCTTTGCAATGAATCATTCCTTGCTTCTCAACGCCTCTATGGAGTTCGATCCAGAGACGCTCTCACCGACTTACAGAGTGCTTGTGGGGGTACCTGGAGGTTCTCATGCTTTTCAGATAGCGGAAAAACTTGGTCTCGATAAACGTGTGATAGAAAGAGCGGAGTCTAGACTTTCTCAAGAAGAGATGGAGCTCGAGGGACTAATAAGATCATTGCACGAAAAAATTTCGCTCCTCGAAGAAGAAAAAAGGAAATTTCAGAAGGAGCGTGAAGAGTTTCTGAAATTGAAGTTAAAGTATGAAGAGAACTACAAAAAGCTCAGAAGAATGAAAATAGAAGAATTCGACAGAGAATTGAAAGAACTCAACGAATATATCAGGAAGGTAAGGAAGGAACTAGATCAAGCGATACACGTGGCGAAGAAAGGTTCTATTGAGGAGATGAGAGAAACCGCAAAAACATTGGAGAGGGAGAAGAGGGATCTTGAGAGAAAAGTTGTGGAAGAGAAACCCGAAGAAGATATAGGTGTTGGGGATCATGTGAGGGTTGAAGGTGGAACATCTGTTGGAAGAGTGGTAGAAATAAAAGGAAACACAGCACTGGTAGATTTTGGATTTTTGAGGGTGAAAGTTCCTGCGGGGAAGCTAAGAAAAGCAGCGAAGAAAAGTGAAGAAGAGAAATCCGTTTCTCCTCAGAAACCTTCTTCCTTTAGAACAGAGATCGATATAAGAGGGATGACCGTGGAAGAAGCGGAACCTGTTGTGAAAAAGTTTATTGATGATTTGATCATGGCGGGTATCAAAAAAGGTTACATAATACATGGTAAGGGTACTGGTAGGCTTGCGACGGGAGTTTGGGATATTCTCAGAAAGGACAAGAGAGTGAAGTCTTTCAGATTCGGTATGCCTTCCGAGGGGGGAACGGGTGTCACAGTTGTGGAGGTGGAAACATGA
- a CDS encoding N-acetylglucosamine kinase, with translation MILLGCDVGGTKTLAVLSDENGNILALHKGKGANYQVVGMENALKNLRETLKEVLNKANKSVEDIDFAFFGYAGADFEHEMKIVRNILEQLGLKKFDFDNDGRIALRSGTFNDVGIMVSCGTGSISYASDGKNVNRIGGLSFSLGERLGSHYIAGLVTSAVVRAKDGRDDWTMLVEEVEKEIGFVENLLRYDYEGGDTTEIVKKVNQILFKCAGKGDTVSLRIFNEIVTEVKKIVDAHMKVLNFSPPVMLILEGSFFKNAPSLLIKMIESCVGKDFKIIVPKHDPVIGALLFAMERSGVKITEDLYNRLIENYLMEVEK, from the coding sequence GTGATACTCCTCGGATGTGATGTGGGAGGAACGAAGACTCTTGCTGTACTCAGTGACGAAAATGGAAATATACTCGCACTTCACAAAGGGAAAGGAGCAAATTACCAAGTTGTTGGTATGGAGAATGCTTTAAAGAACCTCCGAGAGACTTTGAAAGAAGTCTTGAATAAAGCCAATAAAAGTGTTGAAGATATCGACTTCGCTTTCTTTGGATATGCGGGGGCAGATTTCGAACATGAAATGAAAATCGTCAGGAATATTCTCGAACAACTGGGGTTGAAAAAATTCGATTTTGACAACGATGGAAGGATCGCTTTGAGGTCTGGCACTTTCAACGATGTTGGTATCATGGTAAGCTGCGGAACAGGAAGTATATCTTATGCCTCCGATGGAAAGAACGTGAACAGAATAGGTGGACTCTCATTTTCTCTAGGAGAACGACTTGGATCTCATTACATAGCTGGACTTGTAACTTCCGCAGTTGTGAGAGCAAAAGATGGTAGAGACGATTGGACGATGTTGGTAGAAGAGGTGGAAAAGGAAATTGGTTTCGTTGAGAATCTTTTGAGATACGATTATGAAGGTGGTGATACTACAGAGATCGTAAAAAAAGTTAATCAAATCCTCTTCAAATGTGCAGGAAAAGGGGACACGGTCTCTCTCAGAATATTCAACGAGATAGTGACAGAGGTTAAAAAGATCGTCGACGCGCACATGAAGGTTCTGAATTTCTCACCACCGGTGATGCTGATTTTGGAGGGAAGTTTCTTCAAAAACGCTCCTTCTCTTCTTATAAAGATGATAGAGAGTTGCGTCGGGAAAGATTTTAAAATCATTGTCCCAAAACACGATCCGGTGATCGGTGCTTTGCTTTTTGCAATGGAACGATCTGGTGTGAAGATAACGGAAGATCTTTACAACAGACTGATTGAAAACTATCTTATGGAGGTGGAAAAATGA
- a CDS encoding 6-phospho-beta-glucosidase, which yields MKIAVIGGGSSYTPELIKGLLDVSKEIQIDEVIFYDVNEEKQKIVVEFVKKLVGDRFKVLISDTFEEAVMDAKYVIFQFRPGGLKGRENDESIPLKYGLIGQETTGVGGFSAALRAFPIIEEYIDTIIKTSKATVINFTNPSGHITEFVKNYLGYENFIGLCNVPINFIREIAEMFSADLEDVLLKYYGLNHLSFVERVYVKGKDVTEEVLESLKIKLSNIPEEDFPAWFYDSVRLLVNPYLRYYLMKKKMFKKITSHELRSREVMKIEQELLEIYKTADRIPEELSKRGGSMYSTAAAHLIRDLEADEGKIHIINTRNNGAVSNLPNDYVLEIPCYVRGGRVYPISQREGDLFALSFVHTVKMYERLTIEAYMKRSKKLALKALLSHPLGPDVEDAKDLLEEILERNKEYVKLD from the coding sequence ATGAAGATTGCGGTAATAGGAGGAGGAAGTAGTTACACTCCTGAACTCATAAAAGGTCTTCTGGACGTTTCGAAAGAGATTCAAATCGATGAGGTTATATTCTACGATGTCAATGAAGAGAAGCAAAAAATCGTAGTTGAGTTTGTAAAAAAATTGGTCGGTGATAGATTCAAGGTTTTGATCAGTGACACCTTCGAAGAAGCCGTGATGGACGCAAAATATGTGATTTTTCAATTTAGACCAGGTGGATTGAAAGGAAGAGAGAACGATGAAAGCATTCCTCTCAAGTATGGTCTTATCGGACAAGAGACAACTGGAGTGGGTGGATTTTCTGCTGCCTTGAGAGCTTTCCCGATAATCGAGGAATACATTGATACTATAATTAAAACGTCAAAAGCAACGGTAATAAATTTCACCAATCCATCTGGTCATATCACAGAATTTGTCAAAAATTATCTCGGATATGAAAATTTCATCGGCCTCTGCAATGTCCCTATAAATTTCATTCGAGAGATAGCGGAAATGTTTTCGGCAGATTTGGAGGATGTCTTGCTCAAATACTATGGTCTCAACCATCTCAGTTTCGTGGAAAGGGTGTATGTGAAAGGAAAAGATGTCACTGAGGAAGTGCTTGAGAGTTTGAAAATCAAGTTGTCCAATATCCCAGAAGAAGATTTCCCAGCATGGTTTTACGACTCGGTAAGGCTTCTTGTTAACCCGTATTTGAGATACTATTTGATGAAAAAGAAGATGTTCAAAAAAATCACATCGCACGAGCTGAGATCTCGAGAAGTGATGAAAATAGAACAAGAACTCCTTGAAATATACAAAACTGCTGATAGGATACCTGAGGAACTCTCAAAACGTGGTGGAAGTATGTATTCAACCGCGGCTGCCCATCTTATAAGAGATCTCGAAGCAGACGAAGGGAAGATACACATAATCAACACAAGGAACAATGGGGCTGTATCTAACCTTCCAAATGATTACGTTTTAGAGATCCCTTGTTACGTGAGAGGAGGTCGAGTGTATCCTATTTCTCAAAGAGAAGGAGATCTCTTCGCACTCTCATTTGTCCACACGGTAAAAATGTATGAACGACTCACAATAGAAGCGTACATGAAGCGATCGAAAAAACTTGCACTGAAAGCCTTGCTTTCTCATCCTCTGGGTCCGGATGTGGAAGACGCAAAAGATCTTCTGGAGGAGATTCTTGAAAGAAACAAAGAATACGTGAAATTGGATTGA
- a CDS encoding LamG-like jellyroll fold domain-containing protein: MWVRFLIFSLLLTLSTVLSSPQPVFIDSFEGETYGNDNGNITFVEGYEGLGVYFESDDSFVRYPERVLPASEGSIEFYWKPPNNIYEIYSYRHESWKNYRNYTPPSGLFLLDNIGWRAAPRGSFNFYLVPLDWKKPDSPNSSIVWEMWDGKKWHSASKGLSNRPTLSAKVVGNKVHLSWSAKHRLWLWDPNKWYKFTVTWGPKGNILYVNGEEWARGEYKGDICTSKSFSLGQDPGYWPYGPHSMLGTYDEFKIYNVQIVPTKFGESSEPAGYVVFYGTGSKSYTESIEVGDVNEFDISLQPGTYYFAVAAKTDSGFVGPLSNEVVVTIPSEEAERKVMESKESVKMFFDDFRVDTGMWRYVGSAYRDTTEDYVVLVSGIGEVGIIWFKNPVRSPFTVEFKCKTAGGFADGMVFMFYKKTDYEPYEGGYLGFERKERGSVPGYGIEFDDWQNIWDSSIGHVALIKDSVDKHLMVAGGSINDGKWHRVKISVDKEGVLVFVDGKKILEWHGELDTTYGGLGFSGATGALGNTYIIDDVRIVLKEKET, encoded by the coding sequence ATGTGGGTAAGGTTTCTCATCTTTTCACTACTTCTAACTCTATCAACAGTTTTGTCGAGCCCACAACCTGTATTCATCGATTCTTTTGAAGGAGAAACCTATGGTAATGACAATGGAAACATCACCTTTGTTGAGGGGTACGAAGGTTTGGGTGTCTACTTTGAATCCGATGACAGTTTTGTAAGATACCCTGAGCGTGTTCTACCTGCTTCTGAGGGATCCATTGAGTTTTATTGGAAACCTCCCAACAATATATACGAGATATACTCCTACAGACACGAGAGTTGGAAAAATTATCGAAATTACACTCCTCCAAGCGGTTTATTCTTACTCGACAACATAGGTTGGAGAGCTGCACCTAGAGGTTCTTTCAACTTTTATTTGGTCCCTCTGGATTGGAAGAAACCAGATTCTCCTAATTCCAGTATAGTTTGGGAGATGTGGGATGGCAAAAAATGGCATAGCGCTTCCAAGGGCCTTTCAAACAGGCCAACTCTCTCTGCAAAAGTTGTTGGAAATAAGGTTCATTTAAGTTGGTCAGCGAAACACAGGTTATGGTTATGGGATCCGAACAAGTGGTACAAGTTCACTGTCACATGGGGACCAAAAGGTAACATTCTTTACGTTAACGGAGAAGAATGGGCAAGAGGTGAGTACAAAGGAGACATATGCACATCGAAGAGTTTCTCATTAGGGCAAGATCCAGGGTATTGGCCATACGGTCCACACAGCATGCTTGGAACTTACGATGAATTTAAAATTTACAACGTGCAAATTGTTCCGACGAAATTTGGAGAAAGCTCGGAACCTGCTGGATACGTGGTGTTCTACGGGACAGGTTCTAAAAGTTACACCGAATCGATTGAGGTTGGGGATGTCAATGAGTTCGATATCTCACTTCAACCGGGAACTTATTATTTTGCAGTGGCTGCTAAAACAGATAGTGGATTCGTGGGGCCTCTCTCTAATGAAGTTGTAGTTACGATTCCAAGTGAGGAAGCTGAAAGAAAGGTCATGGAATCTAAAGAAAGTGTCAAGATGTTTTTCGATGATTTTAGAGTGGATACGGGAATGTGGAGATATGTGGGAAGTGCTTACAGAGATACTACAGAAGATTACGTTGTTCTGGTTTCTGGTATAGGAGAAGTAGGAATCATTTGGTTCAAAAATCCTGTGAGATCTCCATTCACTGTCGAGTTCAAATGTAAAACAGCTGGAGGCTTTGCGGATGGCATGGTCTTTATGTTTTACAAAAAGACAGATTATGAACCTTATGAAGGTGGATACCTTGGATTCGAAAGAAAAGAGCGTGGATCTGTTCCAGGATACGGTATCGAGTTTGATGATTGGCAGAACATATGGGACAGCTCAATAGGTCATGTGGCACTTATAAAAGATAGTGTTGACAAACATTTGATGGTAGCAGGAGGTTCGATAAACGACGGTAAATGGCACAGGGTGAAGATATCGGTCGACAAGGAAGGTGTTCTAGTCTTCGTCGACGGAAAGAAGATATTGGAGTGGCATGGCGAGCTTGACACTACGTATGGAGGGTTAGGCTTTTCGGGTGCAACGGGTGCTCTTGGAAACACTTACATCATCGATGATGTGAGAATCGTTTTGAAAGAAAAGGAAACCTAG
- a CDS encoding cupin domain-containing protein: protein MVVKSSKITFEKVLNMRGGKGEVEMAHLLSQETMRNKLRLFALMKLPPNSSVGLHKHEGEFEIYYILSGEGVFHDNGKDVPVKAGDVCFTDSGESHSIENTGDKNLEFLAMIVLL from the coding sequence ATGGTAGTAAAATCTTCCAAGATCACTTTCGAAAAGGTTTTGAACATGAGAGGAGGAAAAGGTGAAGTCGAAATGGCCCATCTTCTTTCGCAAGAAACTATGAGAAACAAATTGCGTCTTTTTGCACTTATGAAACTCCCACCCAACTCTTCCGTTGGACTTCACAAGCACGAAGGAGAATTCGAAATATATTACATCCTCTCTGGAGAGGGAGTCTTTCATGACAACGGGAAAGATGTACCTGTGAAGGCAGGAGATGTGTGCTTCACAGATTCAGGAGAGTCTCATTCTATAGAAAACACGGGAGACAAAAATTTGGAGTTTCTGGCTATGATCGTGTTACTTTAA
- a CDS encoding class I SAM-dependent methyltransferase, which produces MFDQFVKKYDEWFLKNRLVYLSELRAVKSILPKGRGIEIGVGTGRFAVPLGIKIGVEPSKKMAEVARKRGIFVLKGTAEKLPLKDESFDFAIMVTTICFVDNPRKALEEVHRVVKREGYVIVGIVDRESFLGKEYEANKEKSVFYRNARFFSTENLLDLLRTTGFGNFKIVQTLFKHPTEVLVVEPVKDGYGKGAFVVIRAEKI; this is translated from the coding sequence ATGTTTGATCAATTTGTTAAGAAGTACGATGAATGGTTCTTAAAAAATAGATTAGTTTATCTCTCCGAACTCAGAGCAGTAAAGTCGATTTTACCGAAAGGAAGAGGTATCGAGATAGGTGTTGGAACGGGGAGATTTGCTGTGCCTCTTGGGATAAAGATCGGAGTGGAACCTTCCAAAAAAATGGCCGAGGTTGCGAGGAAAAGAGGCATATTTGTCTTGAAGGGTACAGCAGAGAAATTGCCGCTGAAAGATGAAAGTTTCGATTTTGCAATAATGGTGACAACTATTTGTTTTGTTGACAACCCAAGAAAGGCATTAGAAGAAGTGCACAGGGTTGTCAAAAGAGAAGGATATGTGATCGTTGGGATCGTGGACAGGGAAAGTTTTCTTGGAAAAGAGTACGAAGCAAACAAAGAAAAAAGTGTTTTCTACAGAAACGCTCGTTTTTTCTCCACTGAAAACCTCTTGGATCTATTGAGAACAACCGGCTTTGGAAATTTCAAAATAGTCCAAACTCTTTTCAAACACCCAACCGAAGTTCTTGTTGTTGAACCTGTCAAAGATGGATATGGCAAGGGAGCCTTTGTTGTGATCAGAGCAGAGAAAATTTAA
- a CDS encoding RND family transporter — MFKKYVIFVSKNRKKLLILVLFLNIISLIGLFRLNFSVDFSIFMPQNSHQKMLYEKMMKTFGSGEQIVVMVKMDIDPLSKNGISEIFKIKELLSSVEEVKVVIPPLPEKFPVGFKLVETKNLSDDQYREFLDYVQNMGDLSNIKKTKEGFYALFVVLPKETVSTEKIEKVLGGYVFYLSGTQYLEERIFRYLLFMIFSIPPFAVLLLLGVFRLQMGSFKFALFALIPAGLAALWTLGTIMGWLGQDLSVITVLVPIFTIVMGSADGLHFVSHFLEKKREGETTLDALEKTLESVGRAMILTTLTTMAGFLSFLTLNSQSMKQMGVLAATGVGLAGISTWIVLPLILMGIEEVKISEKQNFVFSIFQKLSKHAWLVTIGVLLLFIPGLFLLRADLNILKLYKSYTEVRRNVEKIEEVFGRALPVYVIFESQNIFEPSFAQRVLTLREELRDHGYAMFSVYDIIEKLNERLFKEKGYPRLLARALIIKRFLPEEYLENFISDNKGRALIFLNDLDKDTLEEVSNIVKKHGLEVTGIPFIVKEMNDTIVPQQVESLILAIGMVFLLLVLFQKSLIQSAKAIVPVSISLVSLFGFMGLTGIPLNLITANMGGIVIGVGIDYAIHVVELYRYYKNIEKTVRMASIPVLTNAYGLAVGLSALLLSPFTFHAYLVAIMWITMTISSFTSLVVLPKLLQRRYRE, encoded by the coding sequence GTGTTCAAAAAATACGTGATCTTTGTTTCCAAGAATAGGAAAAAGCTTTTGATTTTGGTTTTGTTTCTCAATATAATATCACTCATTGGACTCTTCAGACTCAATTTTTCGGTAGACTTTTCAATATTCATGCCTCAAAACTCACATCAGAAGATGTTATACGAAAAGATGATGAAAACTTTCGGAAGCGGTGAACAAATAGTAGTTATGGTGAAAATGGATATAGATCCCCTCAGCAAAAACGGCATTTCAGAGATCTTCAAAATAAAAGAGTTGCTCTCTTCCGTCGAAGAAGTAAAGGTGGTTATCCCGCCCCTTCCAGAGAAATTTCCAGTGGGCTTCAAGTTGGTTGAGACCAAGAATTTGAGTGATGATCAGTATCGAGAATTCCTAGATTATGTTCAAAATATGGGGGATCTTTCGAATATTAAGAAAACAAAGGAAGGTTTTTATGCTCTTTTTGTGGTTTTACCAAAAGAAACCGTTTCAACGGAGAAGATCGAAAAAGTGTTGGGAGGATACGTTTTTTATCTTTCGGGTACCCAGTACTTGGAAGAAAGAATCTTTCGATACCTCCTCTTCATGATTTTTTCTATCCCTCCCTTTGCAGTTCTCTTACTTTTAGGCGTTTTCAGACTTCAAATGGGGAGTTTTAAATTCGCTTTATTCGCTTTGATACCAGCAGGACTCGCTGCTTTATGGACCTTAGGAACTATCATGGGATGGCTTGGGCAGGATCTTTCTGTGATTACCGTTTTGGTTCCCATCTTTACTATTGTAATGGGAAGTGCCGATGGTTTGCATTTTGTTTCCCACTTTCTAGAGAAGAAGAGAGAGGGAGAAACAACACTCGATGCGTTGGAAAAAACACTTGAAAGTGTGGGACGTGCTATGATTCTGACCACCTTAACCACGATGGCAGGTTTCTTATCCTTCCTCACACTGAACTCTCAATCGATGAAACAGATGGGAGTTCTAGCCGCAACAGGTGTGGGACTTGCCGGAATTTCTACTTGGATCGTGCTCCCTTTGATTCTAATGGGAATAGAAGAAGTGAAAATTTCTGAGAAGCAAAATTTCGTTTTTTCAATTTTTCAAAAATTATCAAAACATGCTTGGCTTGTGACGATTGGTGTGCTCTTACTCTTCATCCCCGGGCTGTTTTTACTGAGAGCTGATTTGAACATCCTGAAACTCTACAAGAGTTACACGGAAGTCAGGAGAAATGTCGAAAAGATAGAAGAAGTCTTTGGAAGAGCGTTACCTGTTTACGTAATATTCGAATCGCAAAACATCTTCGAACCATCCTTCGCGCAAAGGGTGTTAACACTCAGAGAAGAGCTTCGAGATCATGGTTACGCTATGTTCTCTGTTTACGACATTATAGAAAAACTGAACGAACGTCTTTTCAAGGAGAAAGGATATCCGAGATTACTTGCAAGAGCTTTGATCATAAAGAGATTTCTTCCAGAAGAATACCTCGAAAATTTCATCTCAGATAACAAAGGAAGAGCACTTATCTTTTTGAACGATTTGGATAAAGACACCCTTGAAGAAGTTTCAAATATCGTAAAAAAACACGGTCTTGAAGTAACCGGCATACCGTTTATAGTAAAAGAAATGAACGACACAATAGTTCCACAACAGGTTGAATCACTAATTTTGGCAATCGGTATGGTCTTTCTCTTACTCGTTTTGTTCCAGAAAAGCTTAATCCAATCTGCAAAAGCAATAGTTCCTGTAAGCATTTCTCTAGTTTCTTTATTCGGTTTCATGGGACTCACTGGAATCCCTCTCAATCTCATCACAGCCAATATGGGGGGAATCGTAATAGGAGTGGGAATAGATTACGCAATCCATGTTGTTGAACTATACAGGTATTACAAAAATATAGAGAAAACGGTGAGAATGGCCTCCATTCCTGTGCTCACAAACGCTTATGGTCTGGCTGTTGGTCTTTCCGCTCTTCTCCTGTCTCCTTTCACTTTTCATGCATATCTTGTTGCGATCATGTGGATAACGATGACTATAAGCTCCTTTACGAGTCTAGTGGTTTTACCAAAACTTCTTCAGAGGAGATATCGAGAATAA
- the ltaE gene encoding low-specificity L-threonine aldolase yields MVDLRSDTVTKPTLEMRKAMMEAKVGDDGYGEDPTVNELETLAAEIFGKEAALFVPSGTMGNLVSIMALTQRGESAIVEAKSHIFLYEVGSISALCGVMPYPLSGINGVLDPDMVKKSIVFYDIHRPRTSLIAIENTHNFAGGRVIPLENMKEIYEIAKERVLNVHLDGARIFNASVASGISVKEYAKYADSVMFCLSKGLCAPVGSVVVGSKDFIEKARKMRQMVGGGMRQAGVLAAAGIVALTKMVDRLKEDHENAKFLAGKLRKIGYIVDPDQVETNIVLLRTDNIRVTAREFQRIMKDFEILVSVISDTTVRLVTHKDVTRRDIEESLNAFEEVFRMYGS; encoded by the coding sequence ATGGTGGATCTTCGTTCGGATACCGTCACAAAGCCTACACTGGAAATGAGAAAAGCGATGATGGAGGCGAAGGTTGGTGACGATGGGTACGGTGAGGATCCAACCGTGAACGAACTCGAAACTTTGGCTGCTGAAATTTTCGGCAAAGAGGCGGCTCTTTTCGTTCCAAGTGGCACCATGGGTAATTTGGTGAGTATCATGGCTCTTACTCAAAGAGGAGAGTCAGCGATTGTTGAAGCCAAAAGTCACATTTTCTTGTATGAAGTGGGATCTATCTCTGCTCTCTGCGGTGTGATGCCCTATCCTCTTTCAGGGATAAACGGTGTGCTGGATCCTGATATGGTGAAGAAGTCTATTGTGTTTTACGATATTCATCGTCCGCGAACTTCTTTGATAGCGATAGAGAATACACACAATTTCGCTGGGGGAAGGGTCATTCCTTTAGAAAATATGAAAGAGATCTACGAAATAGCAAAAGAACGTGTCCTCAATGTTCATTTGGACGGCGCGAGGATCTTTAATGCTTCTGTGGCTTCTGGGATATCAGTTAAGGAGTACGCCAAATATGCTGATTCTGTTATGTTCTGCTTGTCAAAAGGACTCTGTGCCCCAGTGGGCTCTGTGGTGGTAGGGAGTAAAGACTTCATTGAAAAAGCTAGAAAAATGAGGCAGATGGTTGGAGGTGGCATGAGACAAGCGGGAGTTCTAGCAGCAGCTGGTATAGTTGCCTTAACAAAGATGGTTGACAGGCTCAAGGAGGATCACGAGAACGCAAAATTTTTAGCGGGAAAACTAAGAAAGATTGGGTACATTGTTGATCCAGATCAAGTGGAAACAAACATAGTTCTTCTGAGAACTGATAACATAAGGGTCACGGCTCGAGAATTTCAGAGAATTATGAAGGATTTCGAAATTCTTGTGAGTGTGATCTCTGACACAACAGTGAGATTGGTTACACACAAAGATGTAACACGAAGGGACATCGAAGAATCCTTGAACGCGTTTGAAGAGGTGTTTAGAATGTACGGTTCTTGA
- the rpsO gene encoding 30S ribosomal protein S15, with amino-acid sequence MALDPERKSEIIKEFQIHENDTGSVEVQIALLTARIKHLTEHLKVHPKDFHSRRGLMKMIGRRRKLLKYLRRTKPEVYRELIAKLGIRK; translated from the coding sequence GTGGCTCTTGATCCTGAAAGAAAGAGCGAGATCATCAAAGAATTTCAGATTCATGAAAACGACACTGGATCTGTTGAGGTTCAAATCGCACTTCTCACAGCAAGAATTAAACATCTAACAGAACATTTGAAAGTTCATCCCAAGGATTTTCATTCCAGAAGAGGGCTCATGAAGATGATTGGAAGAAGAAGAAAACTTTTGAAATATCTCCGACGGACTAAACCAGAAGTTTATCGGGAACTGATCGCTAAGCTAGGAATTAGAAAATAA